Genomic window (Gemmatimonadaceae bacterium):
ACGATCGCTCCAGGCCGGTCGAATACGTGCGCCGGACGTAACTTCGCCGCTCCGACCGCGCACTGTTCGTCTCATATCGGTAACCAACGTCAACGCGTGAGTGTCGACCAACGTCGCTGCGCAATTCCGCGCCGACGTATCTGTTAGCCGCGTCCCGGTCTGGATTGGTTTCGTAACGGCGGATGCGATAAGCGCCGAATGCGCGGAGCCTGCGAGCCGCGTCCAGCCGGTAATTCAGCCGCGGCAGGAAAAGGAACTGGTTGCCCACGTCGCGATCTTCGGACGATCCCTTCAGCGCCGCCTCTCCGATCGTCTCCGCAGTGACCTGCTTCGTAAGGCGCCTCGACAGCACAACACTCAGGTTCTGGCTGATCCTGTCGAACTGTTCGCTGGCGGTGTAAGAATGCCGGGCCGCCTCGTACGCCACTGCAAATCCGGGCCGCGATTCCGCGCTCTGGTACCGCACGACACCACCAATGACGAAACCGTTGGCGCGAGTCGGATCTTCTCTCTCACGATCGATGTTGCTGTCGAAGACCTCGGCGGTGAAAGCCGAAAACCCGTATGGACGCCAGCGGCTTGCCTGACGGACGGTATCCTTCGCGGCGGTCTTCCCGGGTTTAGTCGCGGTGGGAACACGAGGAGTTGCAGTCACCGGAGGAGCTTGCGGCTTCGCGACCGGCGGTTTTGCAGGTTTGGTCGCGGTCGGCGCTTTCCGTGGTGGAGTGCGAACTTGCGCATCGAGCGGAGCAGAAGCGATGCAGGCAACGAGAGGTAAAATCAGGGTTTTGATCATCGCGTCTCCACCAAAGACCGCTCCAGGCGTCGCTCGCACTCGGCGAGAATCGCCGGCGTCATGTGGCCGCGGTCCGGAATTCGTGTGCTGATCCATAGATGTCGTGCCAGAGTGAGTAAATCATAAATCAGAATTGTAGTTCTCCCGACGCCATTGCGAACGGCGCGTTCGAGCAACGAAGTTCGAGCGTCGTCGAAAGCGAACGGCTCGCCGCGAAGACGAATCGACTGCTCCGTCATGTGCGCGAGAAAATTGCCGATGTCGAGCGCCGGATCGCCTTCGCAGAATTGATCGAGATCGAGGATGTAGAGCCGGTCACCAGCCACTACGATCTGGTCGCCATAAAAATCGCGATGTATCCCCGCGAAACGACCGGTGGGTGCACTGCCTGCCATTTCCCCGCACGCCGCCGCGACATCGCGGATCCGCGGATCCAGATCAGGTCTCGCGTCGGCCGCCTTCGAAAGCGCTGCATCGAGGATCGTAATCTCGTTCTCGATTGTGTGCCTGGTGGCACCCGCGACACCTGACAGGTGAATTTTTTGCGCGACATCCGCTGCGCGCTCCGCAAACCATGTGCGCTCCGCACCGGCCAGATATTCGCTTACCGGAGTTCCTTCCACCTTTACCGCCAGCCACATGCGCCAGTCAGAAATTACGCCGGCAAGCTCAGGGACCGATATGCCGTCTGCGGAATGCGATCCGAATCCGGCGTCCCGGAGAGCGGTCATGACCCGAATCGTTTCGCGGTTCAGCCCCTTTGCTCTTACCTTGCCGAGGAGACAGATTTGGCGTTGCAGGCCGCGGTGTTGCACGTCGACACAATACTCGATCAGGCATCTTCGTCCTAGATGATGTCGCACCAGGCGCACACCGCGGACTTTCAGCGATGGCGGATCGAGGGTGGGCAATGTCACGGAGCTTCGCAGCATCGCCTGCGCACGTTCCAGGTTCAGCGCGTCATCCAGCCATGGCATTGCCGGATCGGCGAATCCAGTCACTCGTCGCCTCGAAGATGCCGTTCCGCCATCTCGAGAATCACTTCGATTTCCTGAGGCCAGGCGGTGCGATGGCGGCGGAATGGCTCCAGCGCCATCGCGAACAACGCCATCGCCGTCGCTGTGCGCAGGTCCTTCGCCGGTGGGAGCGGTGCGCGCGACTCATATCCGCCGATCAGACCGTCGATTGCCTCGCGGGCGTCCGATTCAGCAATTTCACTCCTCGCTGCACTGACCTTCAGTTTAGCAACGAAATTGCCGATATCGATTGCAGGAGGCCCGCTCGAGCATTCATCGAGATCGATGATCGTAGCCGCCGTTTCGTTTATCAGCACCTGGCTTGCATCGAAATCCCCGTGAATCGTGGCTCGCGCAGGTTCGACCGTTTCAACGACCCGCGCCAGATCACGCCCGAGCGCGGCCGCTCGTGGTGCAAGATCCGGACAGAGTGATCCCAGCGCCTTCACGGTTTGCTTCAGTCGCTTTATTGCGTCGTCGGCTCTCCATTCCGGGAGCGCGGCCGGGTCTTGTGCGTGGAGGCTGGCCAGTTCCCCACCAGCTGATGTTAAGCGCGTTCGGCTCGAAAGTCCGTCACGCAGCCCGGCGGCAAGTGACACGCCTTCGCACCAATCCATCGCCAGGAGACGATGGTGCATGTCGCAGCCGATCAGTCGCTGAATTCCAGCTGCACCGCTGTCGGAAAAGTGCATGGCTCTCGCGAGGGCAGGCCCGAAGCCGCGTGCCTCATACGCTCTGATTACGACGGGGCGTTTCTCCACCGGCGTCAGCACGAGAACACACCGCCGCTCCGGCTTGTATGCGAGTACCGTCACTGCAGTTTCGATGGCTCTTGTCTTCAGCGGCTTGATTCGGAGCAGAAGTCGCTGCCGCGTTTTCGCATCGGCAAGCCGGATGAGCACAGGGATGTGGTCGTCGTTTGGAAATACGCAAAGCTCGATCGCATGCTCGCCCATCACCACGCGACCCGGGCCTTCTGCCGTGTGCACAACCTTGCGCTGGTAAGCTTTGACGAGTTTGGCGCTGTCCCGCCGAAACGCCGTTGCGTAGTACCGTAGGTGCCGCGAATCCCGCGCTGATGCATAGGCCACAATGCAGGCCGTGGATGGCTTGAATCTCACGTAGGACACCGCCGCATCTGCCGGCAGCGTGAGACCATAAGAGGCTGCTGCGCCTGCGAGCGCCTCGGCATCCAATGCAGTCGCGAGACCCGGGAGCAGCGGCTGGCGCTTCGTCAGACCCAGATCAGGCGATGCGAGCACTGCGCACCGGCGTTCTTGTCAGCTCGTTGCGGGCGCGCGACTGAGCGACATACAGCCGCGCGTACCTGCCGTTGGCCGCCATGAGTTCGGAATGAACGCCGCTTTCCGCCACTACTCCGTTCTCAAGGAAGACAATGCGGTCGCACGACGGAGCAAGGGCAAGGTCGTGGGTAATGAGCAGCGTGGTGCGGTGGCGGCCGAGCTGTTCCAGGGCCGTGGCAACCATCGCCCGATTGTCTTCATCGAGACCGGTGGTTGGCTCGTCGAGAAGAAGAATCGGACCGTTCCTGACCGCGGCGCGGGCAATTGCAATTCGCTGCCGCTGTCCGCTCGAGAGTGTAACGCCGCGCTCCCCAACCAGTGTATCGTAGCCATCGGGCAGCGCACGGATAAAAACATCCGCTCTCGCGATACGTGCTGCTTCCTCGACGGACTCACTCGTCGCGCCCTCTGATCCAAGAGCGATGTTGTCGCGAATCGTCCCGGCAAAGAGCAGCGTATCCTGAAGCACGACGCTGATCTGCCCTCGCAGCGACTCGGTTGTGTACTCCCGCACATCACGGCCGTCAACCAGCAGTTTGCCTTCGCCGGCCTCATAGAGGCGAAGCATCAGACTCGCAATTGTGGACTTGCCCGCGCCGGATTCCCCGACGAGCGCTATTCGTTCTCCGGGCTCGATGCTGAGATTGAATCCCCGCAACACGTCATGGCCCGGTTCGTAACCGAAGCGAACCTGCTCGAACCTGATCGCCCCCGTGAGCGCATGCGCGGGAACAGCATCCGGCCGGTCTCTCAGCTCGGGCACGGTATCGAGAATGTCGAGCACGCGCTCACCCGCCGCCCCGGCTTTCGACAGGCGCCCCGTGTACTTCGCGAAATCGCGCACCGGTTTGAAGGCGTTCTTCAGGTAAGTGAGAAACACGACCAGCCCGCCCAGCGTCATTGTGCCGTCGAGAACCATTCGCGCCCCGAACCACAGAACCAGCGCGGATGAGACCGCGATGAGTCCATCGACGGTACGCTCGAGTGCTGCTTCGATTCGCTTTGCCTTCACGCCGTCAGTCAGGCTCTTCGCGTTCTCGACCGCAAATGCAGAGGAAAAAACCTGCTCGAGCGACAGCGCTTTCACGAGCTTGATCGATCCGATCGACTCAGCCGCCGTGGCGGCCATTGCTCCTTCGCGCTTCCGCTGCTCCCGGGCCACATGCCTCAATCGCCTGGTAAGCGTAGCCGTGCGAAGCCAGAATATCGGAAGGGTCATGAGCGACAGCAGACCGAGGCGCCAGTCGAGCCACATCATCACGCCGATCATTCCCGTCACCATCAGAATATTGGTGAGAAAGGGCAGCATGGCGCCGACAGTGGCGTCCTTCAGAAGTCCGACATCCGAGATCACACGGATGAGCAGGTCGCCGCTCCGCGCCCTCGTGTGGTAAGAAAGGGGCAGGGCCTGGAGATGCCGGTAAAGATCCGAGCGCACCTGCGTCAATACCCGGTTACCGACGAGGGCAAGCCCGACAGTGTTCGCGTATGCCGCCAATGCCCGCAAAGCCCCGAACGTGACGATCATCAGCGCCGAAATCGTGACGAGAGTCAGGGGTGATACGCCGCGGAGGATCCGAGGAAGATCGCTGGAAGACCCGACAGGATCGAGGACATGATCGATGACGAATTTGATCGGCCACGGTTCGAGCAGGCGCATGCCGACTTCGCCGATTACGCCGACAGTCGACAAGGCGAGCAACTTTTTTTCCGCCATGATCTGCGGTCGGAATCTCCGGAAGAAGTTGAACAGCCCCGACGGCGAAGCGTGGGCCATTATCGCTCTCCGGCTGGCACCGGGGTTGCCATCGCGGCTTCCACCAACGCAAGGATTTTCCCCGCGACCATCCGCCACGTGTGCGACTTGACAATCGACTGCCGGGCTGCCGATCCAAGCCGCTCAGCCACCCCGGGGGACTCACGCACCCACTCGAGCGCGTCTGCAAACGCCCGCGCGTCGCCCGGCGGGCACAGCAATCCGTTCACGCCGTGCTGGATGATATCGGGAATCTGCCCAATGGCGCTCGCAACCACTGGAAGTCCGCTCGCCATGTACTCGTAAACCTTCAATGGCGAAAAATAAAAATCACCCTGCGGATATGGTGCAACCGCCACGTCCATGGACCTGAGCAGGGCGGGAATCAACTCCGGCTCGAGCGGCCCGGTAAACGTCACCGCGGCCTGCATGCCATCGGCAGCGAGCTGTGCTCCAAGCGTTGCCCGCTCAGGTCCGTCGCCACCAACAAGCAATCGTGTGTCAGCGTGACGGGCATGCAGTTGGGTGAAGGCGTCGGCGAGAACCGGGAGTCCATGCCACGGCTTGAGCGTCCCTACAAAGCCGACTGTGAAGACCCCAGGCTCGCGCGGGAAGAGTGGTAGGACTCCCGGATGAAACCGGTCGGGGTTCACTCCGTTCGGGACGACATGCACACGGGGGCTCACTCCGGAGTACCGGCAGAGGTATGATGCAACTTCAGCGGATACGACGACAATCGCGGAAGCCGCATCGAGCACACGTTGCGCGACCTGCTCCGCGCTTCCACGGTCGACGAGCCCACGATGCCGCGCCTGTTCCTCGATCAGCGGCGCGTTCACCTCGAGCACCCCCGGTATCCCCTCCTCGCGAGCGTACTCCATTCCCGCATAGCTCCAAATGGAATAGCGCTCGTAAACGAAGTCGAACGGCCCGGCACCGCGCAGCATGGCCTGGAGTCCGAGGTTGGCACCGAGCGACGCCCGTTCGCGAGACGCTATGTCGCCTTTGGGAAGCGCCGACAGCCAGTAGACTCCCGCGTTACGCAGATCTTCCGGAGGATCTCCATCGAAGCGCGTGGCAAAGATCTCGACTTCGGCGCCATGCGCGATCAGCGCCCGCACGACTTCCTGGACGTGAACCGACGATCCCTTGGTGCCGAAGACCGGAACACCCGGGTCGGCGCAAACGTAAGCCACCCTCATCAGGCCGCTTCTGCACCGCTGATACGGCCGACCGTGAAAAGCTTCCTCACCGCGGCTGAGTTACGATTGACACTAAACTCGGCTTCAATCATCTGTCGGGCTGCGGCTGCGAGCCTGCACCGCATGTCAATGTCTGACAGCAGTGATTCAATCGCCAGGGCGAGTGCTGAAACGTCTCGTTCACCTACCAGGATCCCAGTCTCCCCGTGGCGCACCGCCTCGGGAATGCCGGCGACCGCGGTTGAGATACAGGGCGTTCCAAGTGCCATTGCTTCGAGCAGAACAGTCGGCAGTCCGTCGCGGTTGCCGTCGAGGCCGTTGACGCACGGCGCCGCGAGAACACTCGCCAAGCCAACCCGGTTCGCCATCTCGCGCTGCGGCAGCGGGCCGATGAGGGCCACCGTTTCTCCCAGTCGATGATTGGCGATCAACCCGCGCAGCTCGTCGTCCATCTCGCCAGATCCGATGATCTCGCAACGCGCGCTGACGCCGCGATCACGCAGGACCCCCATCGCACGGATGAGGTCGTCGAAACCCTTCTTCTCAACAAGACGCCCGACGGCGACAACGATATTTTCCCGATTGCGGGGCGCGGAAAACGGAAAATTCTCGAGATCCAGGCCGTTGTAGATCCTGCGGACGCGGCCTGCAGCCGGACCGTAGGCTTTCCGGAGAAACTTCTCATTGAAATCGCTGACCGTTACGACGGCGGCAGCATCGCCGAGCTTTCGCCTCAGTTCGGCGGCGTCGACAGTCTCGTGATAGATGTCCTTGGCGTGAGCAGTGAATGAAAATGGAATTCCCGTCAACCGCGACGCCATTCGCGCGACTGTCGCCGCAACGCTCGCAAAGTGCGCGTGGATGTGCGTGAAGCCACCCGCTGCCAATTCGCGTGCGAGCAACGCAGCCTGATAGACGTCCCGCTCGTCCTCGCCCGCGAACTGACCAAGCATCTGCCAGAAACGGGGAAGACTGTTGCCTGCAGTCGATAGCGCGGCCCAGAAGTCGGCCGTCCTTGGCCGTGCACTGGCGACAAAGCGAACAGGCGACCGGACGCGGGCCAACATATCCTGAAAATGCGTATCGACAGTCGGACGAAGGGAGAAAATCTCGAGCGACAGACCGGCGCGCTCATGTGCGAGGATCTCCGAAACGATAAAAGTTTCCGAGAAGCGGGGATACATTTTGACGATGTAGGCGACCTTGCAGTGCTCGAACGTTTCCGCGGGGGCCCCCCGAAACACGGGATCATGCGACGGCAAGAAGCTCATCAGCGAGATGCGGGATCCGGGCAAGACCGTTGAAGTCGATGCGGTCGCGTATGCCTGCCGGCGACGCAACGTCCTGTCGCATCCAGTCGGTAAGCGCAGCAGGCGACGTCTCATCGGGCATCATGACCGACAGCGCGCCCAAGTCTCGTAATCGCTCGGCGCGAATGAGCTGCTCCGTACGCGGACGCGTTCGGGGGACGATCAGCGCCGGCTTCTCCATTGAAAGCAGCTCGCAAACCGTGTTGTAGCCTCCCATCGCAATCACACGGTCGGCTCGCCGAAGAAGATGGGTGGGTTCGGACGAGAATTCGACGAGATGCATTCTCCCGTGTTCGGTCGCGCGCTTAGTGAGCCTGGCGCGCGCAGCCTCCGGCATGAAGGGGCCCATGATAATCACTCCGACCGTATCGTCTGGAAGTTCTGACTCCACAAACGCCGCAACGATCTGCTCACCGTCCTGCCCGCCGCCCACCTGACAGAGGACCATTCTGCTGGACTCGTCAATGGATTCGAGAACTGTGGTCGAGGTAAAATCCGGCTCGCCAGTAAACCTGCCCGACGGGTCTAGATAGCCGGTGAAACGAACGCGCTCCGCCGTTTCGTCGGACATCCGGTATTCGTTCAGGAGGTCGTAAACCGTCGGATCGCCGTAGACCCACACCCGGTCGTAATGCTCGGCGATAGCTTCCTCACTGCGTCCCTGCACCCATTCCCGCTCGACGGTGCCGGGATCGTCGAGGATGTCCCGAAGTCCCAGAATACACCGCGTACCGGCCTTCCGAAGGGCCGATAGCGTGGCGTCCAGCTCACCAAGGGCGCCGCGGGGCAGCTTGTCCACGATGAACAAATCCGGCTGAAACGCCTCAAGAGCAGCTTCGATCGTCCGCGCCCTGATGTTCGTGAGATCGCTTCTCGGAATCTCGAGATTCCTCGGGCGGTATTCGCCGCTGGCGGCCTTGGTGAGCGCGGGAAGGGTGATGCAGTCGATCCCCGGCGCCAGCGCCATGGCGTTCATTTCCTTGGCACCTGAAATCAGCAGCACAACGGCATTAGCCGGTGCCCCGGCAAGAGTCTGTGCGATGAGAGAATTACGCCGCATGTGGCCCATTCCGATGGCGTCATGCGAATAAAGGGCAATTCGCGGTTTTCTGCAGGCGGGGGAGGCAACCTGGTCCGGTGCAGTCATTCTGGTATTGCAGTGCATCTTCCACGCCTTGAGTAACAACCCGGTAACCTTCCGCAAAAATCCCTTGTTCGCGGTGACGCTGGCAGCGAATCACACCTGCGTCTCGTGCAACGTCACGATGTGGTAACAGGGATGTCTTGAGTGGGACGATTACACCATGCGCTGCGTCACGTTCCACCGAATTCTTGCCGGAACAGGCAAATCTTCTCCACCAGTGTCCGGGCAATACAGCACAACCGCTTACGAAGCAGGATGTGGCCGACCTCTGCACAAGGCGCGAGGAAGTCGAACCAATTCACATCGAGGGAGACCCCCGTGAAGAATCTGGCGCCAATATGTTAATCCATTGACACTATGTGAATGGATTAACACAATCAATATGGTTGCGCTCAGCGAGCGGTTTCTGGCACCAGGCCCGGCGGGAAAATCTGCTCCAGGGCAGCGTTGCGATAGTCGAAAATACGCCTCAGCTGGCGCCTCACCAGCGGGTGAGCCAGCCTTCCAAGAACGCCGAAAGGAAGGGCGTAAACGACGCGGTCCTCGATGATCGTGTAGCCCTTGTCTTCCACGAAACGGTGTGAATGCACCCACTTTTCGTAGGGTCCGGTGAGCTGGCTGTCCTCGAATGCGTAGGGAGGATTCCACCGCGTAATCTCCGTGAGCCAGTTCATCGGTATTCCGTACAGCTTGATCGTGTAAACGATCAGGGCGCCCGGTCTCATTACTATAGGAACTTCGGATCTGATACGAAATCCGAGTTCAGGCGGTGTCAACCGCTCCAGATTCTCCGCGGTTGCAAAAAACGAGAATACTTCGGGCAGGCGGCGCGGCACCCGGCTGCTGCGTTCGATCACATACTCTTTCATCAAATGCTCCGAGTGGAAAGCACGCAACCGGACGCGCGGACGAGATATTTATCGATCATCGGGCCATCTGTCAAGCAAAAGTTCAGCTTATAGCCTTGACACTACCTCGACAGACTTGGATTATCCCTTATGGCATCAGTTGAAGCACGTCACCCGATTGGAGTAGTCTCCGATCGAACAGGCCTCACCCCCGATATCCTGCGCGTCTGGGAACGCCGGCACAGAGTAGTTGAACCAACAAGGACACCGGGCGGACAGCGGCTGTACTCTGATGCGGACATCGAACGCCTGGTGTTGCTGCGCCGCGCGACCCAGGGTGGTCACGGAATCAGCCTTGTCGCCAGTATTAGCAGCTCGAAACTCGATGAACTGGTGCGCGACATCGCATCTGTCGAGCGGAATTCCATCCGGTCGCTCGAAAGCTCCGGCGAGCCTCAAGCTGCTGTCGAACAGGCGATCAGGTTCACAGAGATGCTCGACCCTGCGGGCCTCGAGATTCTGCTGCGACGAAATTTCGCCCGCTACGGCACGATCGATTTCCTCGACTTTGTCGCGGCACCATTTCTTAGAGAGATCGGCGATGCCTGGCACGCAGGAAAGCTCACGGTGTCACAGGAGCATCTTGCAACCGCGCTGGTTCAGCGAGTTGTTTCCCAGACCGCGCCCT
Coding sequences:
- a CDS encoding phosphotransferase; amino-acid sequence: MLASPDLGLTKRQPLLPGLATALDAEALAGAAASYGLTLPADAAVSYVRFKPSTACIVAYASARDSRHLRYYATAFRRDSAKLVKAYQRKVVHTAEGPGRVVMGEHAIELCVFPNDDHIPVLIRLADAKTRQRLLLRIKPLKTRAIETAVTVLAYKPERRCVLVLTPVEKRPVVIRAYEARGFGPALARAMHFSDSGAAGIQRLIGCDMHHRLLAMDWCEGVSLAAGLRDGLSSRTRLTSAGGELASLHAQDPAALPEWRADDAIKRLKQTVKALGSLCPDLAPRAAALGRDLARVVETVEPARATIHGDFDASQVLINETAATIIDLDECSSGPPAIDIGNFVAKLKVSAARSEIAESDAREAIDGLIGGYESRAPLPPAKDLRTATAMALFAMALEPFRRHRTAWPQEIEVILEMAERHLRGDE
- a CDS encoding glycosyltransferase family 4 protein — translated: MSFLPSHDPVFRGAPAETFEHCKVAYIVKMYPRFSETFIVSEILAHERAGLSLEIFSLRPTVDTHFQDMLARVRSPVRFVASARPRTADFWAALSTAGNSLPRFWQMLGQFAGEDERDVYQAALLARELAAGGFTHIHAHFASVAATVARMASRLTGIPFSFTAHAKDIYHETVDAAELRRKLGDAAAVVTVSDFNEKFLRKAYGPAAGRVRRIYNGLDLENFPFSAPRNRENIVVAVGRLVEKKGFDDLIRAMGVLRDRGVSARCEIIGSGEMDDELRGLIANHRLGETVALIGPLPQREMANRVGLASVLAAPCVNGLDGNRDGLPTVLLEAMALGTPCISTAVAGIPEAVRHGETGILVGERDVSALALAIESLLSDIDMRCRLAAAARQMIEAEFSVNRNSAAVRKLFTVGRISGAEAA
- a CDS encoding glycosyltransferase yields the protein MTAPDQVASPACRKPRIALYSHDAIGMGHMRRNSLIAQTLAGAPANAVVLLISGAKEMNAMALAPGIDCITLPALTKAASGEYRPRNLEIPRSDLTNIRARTIEAALEAFQPDLFIVDKLPRGALGELDATLSALRKAGTRCILGLRDILDDPGTVEREWVQGRSEEAIAEHYDRVWVYGDPTVYDLLNEYRMSDETAERVRFTGYLDPSGRFTGEPDFTSTTVLESIDESSRMVLCQVGGGQDGEQIVAAFVESELPDDTVGVIIMGPFMPEAARARLTKRATEHGRMHLVEFSSEPTHLLRRADRVIAMGGYNTVCELLSMEKPALIVPRTRPRTEQLIRAERLRDLGALSVMMPDETSPAALTDWMRQDVASPAGIRDRIDFNGLARIPHLADELLAVA
- a CDS encoding SRPBCC family protein → MKEYVIERSSRVPRRLPEVFSFFATAENLERLTPPELGFRIRSEVPIVMRPGALIVYTIKLYGIPMNWLTEITRWNPPYAFEDSQLTGPYEKWVHSHRFVEDKGYTIIEDRVVYALPFGVLGRLAHPLVRRQLRRIFDYRNAALEQIFPPGLVPETAR
- a CDS encoding ABC transporter ATP-binding protein; its protein translation is MAHASPSGLFNFFRRFRPQIMAEKKLLALSTVGVIGEVGMRLLEPWPIKFVIDHVLDPVGSSSDLPRILRGVSPLTLVTISALMIVTFGALRALAAYANTVGLALVGNRVLTQVRSDLYRHLQALPLSYHTRARSGDLLIRVISDVGLLKDATVGAMLPFLTNILMVTGMIGVMMWLDWRLGLLSLMTLPIFWLRTATLTRRLRHVAREQRKREGAMAATAAESIGSIKLVKALSLEQVFSSAFAVENAKSLTDGVKAKRIEAALERTVDGLIAVSSALVLWFGARMVLDGTMTLGGLVVFLTYLKNAFKPVRDFAKYTGRLSKAGAAGERVLDILDTVPELRDRPDAVPAHALTGAIRFEQVRFGYEPGHDVLRGFNLSIEPGERIALVGESGAGKSTIASLMLRLYEAGEGKLLVDGRDVREYTTESLRGQISVVLQDTLLFAGTIRDNIALGSEGATSESVEEAARIARADVFIRALPDGYDTLVGERGVTLSSGQRQRIAIARAAVRNGPILLLDEPTTGLDEDNRAMVATALEQLGRHRTTLLITHDLALAPSCDRIVFLENGVVAESGVHSELMAANGRYARLYVAQSRARNELTRTPVRSARIA
- a CDS encoding MerR family transcriptional regulator; its protein translation is MASVEARHPIGVVSDRTGLTPDILRVWERRHRVVEPTRTPGGQRLYSDADIERLVLLRRATQGGHGISLVASISSSKLDELVRDIASVERNSIRSLESSGEPQAAVEQAIRFTEMLDPAGLEILLRRNFARYGTIDFLDFVAAPFLREIGDAWHAGKLTVSQEHLATALVQRVVSQTAPLPTYPAGSPTIVLATLQGERHANGALMAAATAANAGWQVIYLGSDLPLSDLADATTRTGARVVGVSVVLSGKPSRVAAELRDLDNLISDDVELFVGGDGSKRLSHGLRRSRMVFIESMFELHNELARIHSPAPTP
- a CDS encoding glycosyltransferase family 4 protein: MRVAYVCADPGVPVFGTKGSSVHVQEVVRALIAHGAEVEIFATRFDGDPPEDLRNAGVYWLSALPKGDIASRERASLGANLGLQAMLRGAGPFDFVYERYSIWSYAGMEYAREEGIPGVLEVNAPLIEEQARHRGLVDRGSAEQVAQRVLDAASAIVVVSAEVASYLCRYSGVSPRVHVVPNGVNPDRFHPGVLPLFPREPGVFTVGFVGTLKPWHGLPVLADAFTQLHARHADTRLLVGGDGPERATLGAQLAADGMQAAVTFTGPLEPELIPALLRSMDVAVAPYPQGDFYFSPLKVYEYMASGLPVVASAIGQIPDIIQHGVNGLLCPPGDARAFADALEWVRESPGVAERLGSAARQSIVKSHTWRMVAGKILALVEAAMATPVPAGER
- a CDS encoding phosphotransferase, which produces MTGFADPAMPWLDDALNLERAQAMLRSSVTLPTLDPPSLKVRGVRLVRHHLGRRCLIEYCVDVQHRGLQRQICLLGKVRAKGLNRETIRVMTALRDAGFGSHSADGISVPELAGVISDWRMWLAVKVEGTPVSEYLAGAERTWFAERAADVAQKIHLSGVAGATRHTIENEITILDAALSKAADARPDLDPRIRDVAAACGEMAGSAPTGRFAGIHRDFYGDQIVVAGDRLYILDLDQFCEGDPALDIGNFLAHMTEQSIRLRGEPFAFDDARTSLLERAVRNGVGRTTILIYDLLTLARHLWISTRIPDRGHMTPAILAECERRLERSLVETR